Genomic DNA from Gammaproteobacteria bacterium:
TGGAGAACCTCCTGGGCAACGCCTGGAAGTTCACCGCCAAGAAGCCGGATGCCCGCATCGAGATCGGCAGCGAGATGCAGGAGGGCGAACGGGTGTTCTTCGTGCGGGACAACGGCGCCGGCTTCGACATGGACCAGTCCAGCCGGCTGTTCGCGCCGTTCCAGCGGCTGCACAGCGAACAGGAGTTCGAGGGTACCGGCATCGGGCTCGCCACGGTGCAGCGCATCATCGCGCGCCACGGCGGGCGCATCTGGGTCGAGGCGGAAGAGGGCAGGGGCGCGGCGTTCTACTTCACGCTCGGCGGGCACCCCTAGCTGGAACGGGCTCAGCCCATGTCGAACAGCAGGAACTCGGTGCCGTCCACTGCGGCGCTGACGGCGACCTCCCGCTCACCCTGTAGGGCAGCGCCGTCGCCGGCGGCGAGGCGCTGCCCGTTGAGCGTGAGCGCGCCGCGGGCCACCTGCAGCCATTGGCTGCGGCCGGGGGCCGGCGCGTGCCGCACGCCGTCGCCCTCGTCGAGCACGCAAGCGTAGAGGTCTGCGTCCAAGTGCACGGTGACGGAGCCCTCGCGCCCGTCCCGGGACGCGATGAGCCTCAATCGCCCGCGCTTGTCCGCGTCTTCGAAGCGCTTCTGCTCGTAGCCGGGCTGGATGCCGCGCCGTTCCGGGATGAGCCAGATCTGCAGGAAGTGCACAGGCTCGCTCTTGGAGTGGTTGAACTCGCTGTGCTGGATGCCGGTGCCGGCGGACATGCGCTGCACGTCGCCGGGGCGTATCACCGAGCCGGTGCCGATGCTGTCCTTGTGCTCCAGGGCACCCTCCAGCACGTAGGAGATGATCTCCATGTCCGCATGGCCGTGGGTGCCGAAGCCCTGGGCAGGCTGCACCTTGTCCTCGTTGATGACCCGCAGCGGGCCGAAGCCCATGTGGCGCGGGTCCATGTACTGGCCGAAGGAGAAGGTGTGGCGGCTGTCGAGCCAGCCGAAGTCGGCTTTGCCGCGCTCGGCGGCGGGACGCAGGGTGATCATGCCTCCAGTATAAGCCGCTTCCGCCGTATCCCGCCCCGCCATCAATCGGAGCCCGGTTGTGCCAGCCTATAGCCGG
This window encodes:
- a CDS encoding pirin family protein, with translation MITLRPAAERGKADFGWLDSRHTFSFGQYMDPRHMGFGPLRVINEDKVQPAQGFGTHGHADMEIISYVLEGALEHKDSIGTGSVIRPGDVQRMSAGTGIQHSEFNHSKSEPVHFLQIWLIPERRGIQPGYEQKRFEDADKRGRLRLIASRDGREGSVTVHLDADLYACVLDEGDGVRHAPAPGRSQWLQVARGALTLNGQRLAAGDGAALQGEREVAVSAAVDGTEFLLFDMG